One genomic region from Arthrobacter sp. YN encodes:
- a CDS encoding ABC transporter ATP-binding protein, whose product MNRPTVISARHLTKAYGELTAVDNISFDVPAGESFGLLGPNGAGKSTTMKMIGGVSQRTSGTLSIMGLDPESHGPEVRAHLGVVPQQDNLDEELKVRENLIVYGRYFGLPLSYLRPKADELLEFAQLTDKANSKVDALSGGMKRRLTIARSLINEPRILLLDEPTTGLDPQARHILWDRLFRLKENGVTLILTTHYMDEAEQLCDRLIVVDKGRIMAEGSPAALIREHSSREVLELRFGSERNATIGVELQGIGERLETLPDRVLIYAHDGEAALEQVTARGLRPMTSLVRRSSLEDVFLRLTGRSLVD is encoded by the coding sequence ATGAACCGACCCACCGTCATCAGCGCCCGGCATCTCACCAAGGCCTATGGTGAGCTCACCGCCGTGGACAACATCTCCTTCGACGTACCGGCGGGGGAGTCCTTCGGACTGCTGGGCCCCAACGGCGCCGGCAAGTCCACCACGATGAAAATGATCGGGGGCGTCTCCCAACGCACCTCGGGCACGCTCAGCATCATGGGCTTGGATCCTGAGTCGCACGGCCCTGAAGTCCGGGCGCATTTGGGTGTGGTCCCGCAACAGGACAACCTCGACGAAGAGCTGAAGGTCCGCGAGAACCTGATCGTCTACGGACGTTACTTTGGCCTGCCCCTGAGCTACTTGCGGCCGAAGGCCGACGAACTGCTGGAATTCGCGCAGCTGACGGACAAAGCAAACTCGAAGGTCGACGCACTTTCCGGCGGCATGAAGCGGCGGCTCACCATCGCCCGCTCGCTCATTAATGAGCCTCGAATCCTGCTTCTCGACGAGCCCACCACCGGTCTGGATCCACAAGCCCGCCACATCCTCTGGGACCGGCTGTTCCGGCTCAAGGAAAATGGCGTCACCCTGATCCTCACCACGCACTATATGGATGAGGCCGAGCAACTCTGCGATCGCCTGATCGTGGTGGACAAGGGCCGGATCATGGCGGAGGGTTCGCCCGCCGCCCTGATCCGCGAGCACTCGTCCCGCGAAGTACTCGAGCTCAGGTTCGGGTCCGAGCGGAACGCGACCATCGGCGTCGAACTTCAAGGCATCGGTGAGCGGCTCGAAACGCTGCCCGACCGCGTACTCATCTATGCGCATGACGGCGAGGCCGCGTTGGAGCAGGTCACTGCCCGCGGGCTGCGCCCCATGACCTCGCTGGTCCGCCGCTCGTCGCTGGAGGACGTGTTCCTCCGGCTGACCGGCAGGAGCCTTGTTGATTAG
- a CDS encoding ABC transporter permease, producing MTPSTTAERPLRAHSPEVSAARARRWGAFFYAEQVLRVMRNYGWSVVLYSVGQPVAYLFAMGVGLASLVDANSEATFGGVSYLEFVAPALLVSAAVMTASGEFSYPIMDGFKWRRVFYGPHASPLIPEQIASGHIMASTLRFLLQSVVYFVVVALFGASPGPWGWVSALVATVAALSFGLPLMAYAASIKQDKGQFALVQRFIVMPLFLFSGTFFPLDSLPIAVRWIGWISPVWHGTELSRVFTYGMDQSPVLTIIHVVFLLVTATVGWMVVRRQFVKRMGS from the coding sequence ATCACGCCAAGCACGACGGCGGAGCGTCCGTTGCGGGCCCACTCACCTGAGGTTTCGGCCGCGAGGGCGCGGCGATGGGGCGCCTTTTTCTACGCCGAGCAGGTGCTCCGCGTCATGCGCAATTACGGCTGGTCCGTGGTGCTGTACAGCGTGGGGCAACCCGTGGCGTATCTCTTTGCCATGGGGGTTGGCTTGGCCAGCCTGGTGGATGCCAACAGCGAAGCCACGTTCGGTGGTGTCAGTTATTTGGAGTTCGTGGCTCCGGCGTTGTTGGTCTCGGCTGCAGTGATGACGGCGTCGGGGGAATTCTCCTATCCCATCATGGACGGATTCAAGTGGCGCCGTGTTTTCTACGGTCCGCACGCCTCACCCTTGATTCCCGAGCAAATCGCCAGCGGGCACATCATGGCCAGCACCCTGAGGTTCCTCCTGCAGTCGGTGGTCTACTTCGTGGTGGTGGCACTGTTCGGTGCTTCGCCGGGTCCGTGGGGCTGGGTATCGGCCCTCGTGGCTACCGTGGCGGCCCTGTCCTTTGGCCTGCCGCTGATGGCTTATGCGGCGAGCATCAAACAGGACAAGGGGCAGTTTGCGCTGGTGCAACGCTTCATTGTGATGCCGCTGTTCCTGTTCTCGGGGACGTTCTTCCCACTGGATTCCCTGCCGATCGCTGTCCGTTGGATCGGATGGATTTCCCCTGTGTGGCACGGGACTGAGCTGAGCCGCGTGTTCACCTACGGGATGGATCAAAGCCCTGTGCTGACCATCATCCACGTGGTGTTCCTGCTGGTGACGGCCACAGTTGGTTGGATGGTTGTCCGCCGCCAGTTCGTGAAAAGGATGGGCTCATGA
- a CDS encoding ABC transporter permease codes for MSVLTGGHSATDRARERKFGSLYSRNAKAVVGRGLMAAKSSTWLVMVSGFFEPVLFLLAMGVGMGSIVGTVQGPGGGEISYAAYIAPALLAVSAMNGAIYDSTWNVFFKMNFAKLYQGMLYTSLGPLDVAIGEIFLALLRGLLYATGFTAVMGVMGLLTSWWAILVIPASVLIAFGFASFGMGITSFMKTFQQMDWINFFLLPMFLFSATFYPLSVYPQVIQWFIQAMPLWHGVELLRQISVGSFSPATAVHVGYYLVMIALGIMLTTGRLRQLFLK; via the coding sequence ATGAGCGTCCTGACCGGTGGACACAGCGCCACGGATCGTGCGCGGGAGCGGAAGTTCGGCTCCCTTTATTCACGCAATGCCAAAGCCGTAGTGGGCCGCGGATTGATGGCGGCCAAGTCCAGCACCTGGCTGGTCATGGTGTCCGGGTTCTTTGAGCCGGTGCTGTTCCTGCTGGCCATGGGCGTGGGCATGGGCTCCATCGTGGGCACCGTCCAAGGCCCTGGCGGCGGGGAGATCAGCTACGCGGCCTACATTGCACCGGCGCTGCTGGCCGTTTCGGCGATGAACGGGGCGATCTACGACTCCACGTGGAACGTCTTCTTCAAGATGAACTTCGCCAAGCTCTACCAAGGGATGCTGTACACGTCCCTGGGGCCGTTGGATGTCGCGATCGGCGAGATCTTCCTGGCCCTCCTGCGGGGCCTGCTCTACGCCACGGGATTCACCGCCGTCATGGGTGTGATGGGTTTGCTCACCAGTTGGTGGGCCATCCTGGTCATTCCTGCCTCGGTGCTGATCGCGTTCGGTTTCGCGAGCTTCGGAATGGGCATCACCAGCTTCATGAAGACCTTCCAGCAGATGGACTGGATCAACTTCTTCCTGCTGCCCATGTTCCTGTTCAGCGCCACGTTCTACCCGCTCAGCGTCTACCCGCAGGTCATCCAGTGGTTCATCCAGGCCATGCCCCTGTGGCACGGCGTGGAGTTGCTGCGGCAGATCAGCGTGGGTTCGTTCAGCCCGGCCACTGCAGTCCATGTGGGCTACTACCTGGTGATGATCGCTCTCGGGATCATGCTGACCACAGGAAGGCTGCGCCAACTGTTCCTGAAGTAG
- a CDS encoding pyridoxamine 5'-phosphate oxidase family protein, whose amino-acid sequence MNDSPEIGSSSTHQEVPDLPFNACWDLLATETIGRIGLIVDDHPEIFPVNYVLFRRNPVFRSSPGRKLWGAQASRPAVLEIDGYDAATGEAWSVVARGDTELMTDPEETAEVDALGLEPWQPGPKDNYIRLVPRALTGRRFKVNPPDLWKTRTNDARRASFE is encoded by the coding sequence ATGAATGACTCCCCGGAAATCGGCAGCTCATCCACGCATCAGGAAGTCCCGGACCTGCCCTTCAACGCCTGCTGGGATCTGCTGGCCACTGAAACCATCGGCCGTATTGGCCTGATAGTGGATGACCATCCGGAGATCTTCCCGGTAAATTACGTCCTGTTTCGGCGCAACCCCGTGTTCCGCAGCAGCCCGGGGCGGAAGCTGTGGGGCGCACAAGCCTCCCGACCGGCTGTGTTGGAAATTGACGGATACGACGCCGCCACGGGCGAGGCCTGGAGCGTGGTGGCCCGTGGCGATACGGAGCTGATGACTGATCCGGAGGAAACAGCAGAAGTGGATGCCCTGGGGCTTGAGCCTTGGCAACCAGGGCCGAAAGACAACTACATCAGGCTTGTACCGAGGGCGCTGACAGGGCGCCGGTTCAAGGTCAATCCACCAGATCTGTGGAAGACAAGAACGAATGATGCCCGGCGGGCTTCCTTCGAGTAA
- a CDS encoding pyridoxamine 5'-phosphate oxidase family protein — protein sequence MSTVEDPPEVQILKVHECWRLLRSNSLGRLALSSSSGPEIFPVNYFPEDGTLILRTAPGTKMDALMGTEPVALEADGFNSYGTIAWSVVAKGLPEAIPSDDPSQESTAHDLSPWEPGTKDFLFRITPTELTGRRFVISDSKRWWPAREPETAP from the coding sequence ATGAGCACGGTTGAAGACCCACCAGAGGTACAGATCCTGAAAGTTCACGAATGTTGGAGACTCCTGCGTTCCAACTCCTTGGGACGGCTGGCACTGTCCAGCAGTTCAGGTCCCGAGATCTTTCCCGTCAACTATTTTCCGGAGGATGGGACCTTGATCTTGAGGACTGCGCCGGGAACCAAAATGGACGCGCTGATGGGCACAGAGCCTGTTGCCTTGGAAGCAGACGGCTTCAATTCCTACGGAACCATTGCGTGGAGCGTCGTAGCCAAAGGACTGCCGGAAGCCATCCCCTCCGATGACCCCAGCCAGGAAAGCACAGCCCACGATCTCTCGCCATGGGAACCGGGGACCAAGGATTTTCTGTTTCGCATCACGCCCACTGAACTCACCGGACGGCGGTTTGTCATCAGCGATTCAAAGCGTTGGTGGCCTGCCAGGGAACCCGAGACGGCACCATAA
- a CDS encoding exodeoxyribonuclease III — translation MSTALKKDFLRIASVNVNGLRAAYKNGMAEWLEPREVDILCLQEVRAPDDIVRKLIGEGWHILHTEAEAKGRAGVAIASREEPTATRVGIGDDYFDTSGRWVEADYTVKNSAGESTTLTVVSAYVHSGEVGTPKQDDKFRFLDAMTVRLPELAKHSDHALVVGDLNVGHTELDIKNWKGNVKRAGFLPEERAYFDRFLGEEIGWRDVHRGLAGNVAGPYTWWSQRGKAFDTDTGWRIDYHLATPGLAAAAFSAVVDRAPSWDTRFSDHAPLVVDYRL, via the coding sequence GTGAGTACGGCATTGAAGAAGGACTTCCTTCGCATCGCGTCAGTTAACGTCAACGGCCTGAGGGCTGCCTACAAGAACGGCATGGCGGAATGGCTGGAGCCCCGCGAGGTTGACATTCTCTGCCTGCAGGAAGTCCGCGCACCTGATGACATCGTCAGGAAGCTGATCGGCGAAGGCTGGCACATCCTCCACACCGAAGCTGAGGCCAAGGGCCGCGCCGGTGTCGCCATCGCTTCCCGCGAGGAACCCACTGCCACCCGCGTCGGTATTGGCGATGACTACTTCGACACGTCCGGGCGCTGGGTCGAAGCCGACTACACCGTCAAGAACAGTGCCGGCGAATCCACCACGCTCACGGTCGTCAGCGCCTACGTGCACTCCGGAGAAGTGGGAACCCCCAAGCAGGATGACAAGTTCCGCTTCCTCGACGCCATGACGGTGCGTCTGCCTGAGCTCGCCAAGCACAGCGACCACGCTTTGGTAGTGGGCGACCTCAACGTCGGACACACAGAGTTGGACATCAAGAACTGGAAGGGCAACGTCAAGCGTGCCGGCTTCCTCCCGGAGGAGCGCGCGTACTTTGACCGCTTCCTCGGCGAAGAAATCGGATGGAGGGATGTCCACAGGGGCCTGGCAGGAAATGTCGCCGGCCCCTACACCTGGTGGTCGCAGCGCGGTAAGGCCTTTGACACTGACACAGGCTGGCGCATCGACTACCACCTGGCCACACCGGGCCTCGCAGCAGCCGCTTTCTCGGCTGTCGTGGACCGGGCGCCTTCGTGGGACACCCGCTTCTCCGACCACGCACCGCTGGTAGTCGACTACCGGCTCTAA
- the trpS gene encoding tryptophan--tRNA ligase produces MTSSITTETGAPADASAEPKPVTSTKLAVGAKHRVLSGMQPSADSLHLGNYLGALVNWVRMQDEYDAVYFIPDLHAITVPQDPAELAHRTRVTAAQYIAGGVDVEKCTLFVQSQVPEHAQLAWVLNCITGMGEAARMTQFKDKAQKQGSDHASVGLFTYPILQAADILLYQPHGVPVGEDQRQHVELSRDLANRFNSRFGETFQVPEAFIQKESAKIYDLQNPNAKMSKSAESPAGLINLLDDPKTVAKRIKSAVTDTETEIRYDRENKPGVSNLLTIYSAISGTPVEKIVADYQGKMYGHLKVDLAELVSGHLAPIRERANELLADPAELDRLLALGADKARDIASATLADVYSKVGFLPYRGDAHRDLGVR; encoded by the coding sequence ATGACTAGTTCCATCACGACTGAAACCGGCGCACCCGCTGATGCTTCCGCCGAACCCAAGCCTGTGACATCCACCAAGCTTGCCGTTGGCGCAAAGCACCGTGTCCTGTCCGGCATGCAGCCCTCCGCTGACTCCCTGCACCTGGGCAACTACCTCGGCGCCCTGGTCAACTGGGTCCGGATGCAGGACGAGTACGACGCCGTGTACTTCATCCCGGACCTGCACGCCATCACCGTGCCGCAGGACCCGGCCGAGCTCGCCCATCGCACCCGAGTCACCGCCGCGCAGTACATCGCCGGCGGCGTGGACGTGGAGAAGTGCACCCTGTTTGTCCAGTCCCAGGTCCCTGAGCACGCCCAGCTCGCGTGGGTCTTGAACTGCATCACCGGCATGGGCGAAGCCGCCCGCATGACGCAGTTCAAGGACAAGGCACAGAAGCAGGGTTCGGACCACGCCAGCGTTGGCCTGTTCACGTACCCGATCCTGCAGGCCGCCGACATTCTCCTTTACCAGCCGCACGGTGTGCCGGTGGGCGAAGACCAGCGGCAGCACGTGGAGCTCAGCCGGGACCTCGCCAACCGCTTCAACAGCCGGTTCGGGGAGACGTTCCAAGTGCCGGAGGCCTTCATCCAGAAGGAATCGGCCAAGATCTACGATCTCCAGAACCCCAACGCCAAGATGTCCAAGTCCGCGGAGTCACCCGCCGGCCTGATCAACCTCCTGGATGACCCCAAGACGGTGGCCAAGCGCATCAAGTCGGCCGTCACGGACACTGAAACCGAGATCCGCTACGACCGTGAGAACAAGCCGGGTGTATCAAACCTGCTGACCATCTACTCGGCCATCAGCGGCACACCGGTAGAGAAGATCGTGGCAGACTACCAAGGCAAGATGTACGGGCACCTCAAGGTCGACCTCGCTGAGCTCGTCTCCGGGCACCTGGCACCTATCCGGGAGCGGGCCAACGAGCTCCTGGCCGATCCCGCGGAACTCGACCGCCTCCTGGCCCTCGGCGCAGACAAGGCACGCGACATCGCTTCAGCCACTCTCGCGGACGTCTATTCCAAGGTCGGTTTCCTGCCCTACCGCGGAGATGCCCACCGCGACCTGGGAGTCCGCTAA
- a CDS encoding 2'-5' RNA ligase family protein, which yields MCSAGQLNVKTGTRKGVGPDGSRQTGVAGTDCGDGDTMCVGVIIGFPPEIARELQEWRASFGDPMAEVIPAHITLITTTPTQDWAATREHVRQVARTQEPFHITISGTGSFRPVSPVVFVNVEEGFEECVQLHEKLQTGPLERLLPFPYHPHVTVAHDVAQENLDEAETVLRDYRATFPVVSMGLYEHDTNGIWQLREELDFGGDTDEEQQANSRHAGGRSSAAH from the coding sequence ATGTGCTCCGCTGGCCAGCTCAACGTCAAGACCGGCACCCGCAAGGGTGTCGGTCCGGACGGCTCCCGCCAGACGGGTGTTGCCGGCACCGACTGCGGCGACGGTGACACCATGTGCGTAGGCGTCATCATCGGCTTTCCTCCGGAGATTGCCCGCGAACTCCAGGAATGGCGCGCCTCCTTCGGTGACCCGATGGCCGAGGTCATACCTGCCCACATCACCCTGATCACCACCACGCCTACGCAGGACTGGGCCGCTACCCGCGAGCATGTGCGGCAAGTGGCCCGGACCCAGGAACCCTTCCACATCACCATTTCCGGAACAGGTTCTTTCCGGCCGGTCTCACCGGTGGTGTTCGTCAACGTGGAAGAAGGCTTTGAAGAGTGCGTGCAGTTGCACGAGAAACTTCAAACCGGGCCCCTCGAACGATTGCTGCCCTTCCCGTACCATCCTCACGTCACCGTGGCCCACGATGTGGCCCAGGAAAATCTGGATGAGGCCGAAACGGTCCTCAGAGATTACCGGGCGACCTTCCCTGTGGTTAGCATGGGACTTTACGAGCACGACACCAATGGAATATGGCAGCTACGGGAAGAGCTCGACTTTGGCGGCGATACTGACGAAGAACAGCAAGCGAATTCACGCCACGCAGGCGGACGTTCCTCCGCTGCCCACTGA
- a CDS encoding YihY/virulence factor BrkB family protein: MGPRQARGQGLPQKAGAFFALFLARLNTFRALRSFQHYTRQHGPLLSAGIGFNMFFSVTGLITTGFAVAGIVLGGSPALQDAVIDSVAVAAPGLLQVDGGEGLVDPQSLLNPSGLGWTAVIAAIVTVFISLGWIASVREGVRGVMILDPLQRNPVLQKLIDAGALLLLGAMLVISAGASLIFGTAADWLIDILKLDEAVAAPIAATVKVVVPFLLNCATAAVLFRIAAGLKLGRRGFLEGVLIAGVGTTVLQLFSTELLARAGNNPLLASFAIIIGLLIWFNLVSQVYLVSASWSAIREADTASGESPRKKVLGSRRVVPRT, from the coding sequence TTGGGGCCACGCCAAGCGCGCGGGCAGGGCCTTCCGCAGAAGGCCGGCGCGTTCTTTGCGCTCTTCCTTGCGAGACTTAACACGTTCCGCGCCTTGCGCTCTTTCCAGCACTACACGCGCCAGCACGGGCCATTGTTGAGTGCCGGTATCGGCTTCAACATGTTCTTTTCGGTCACAGGTCTGATCACCACCGGCTTTGCCGTTGCCGGAATAGTTCTGGGAGGCAGCCCAGCGCTCCAGGATGCTGTGATTGACAGCGTAGCTGTGGCGGCTCCGGGGCTACTCCAGGTAGATGGCGGCGAGGGACTGGTGGATCCCCAGTCCCTGCTCAACCCCTCGGGCCTAGGCTGGACTGCCGTCATCGCAGCGATCGTCACCGTTTTCATCTCCCTCGGCTGGATTGCCAGCGTCAGGGAGGGGGTGCGGGGTGTCATGATTCTAGACCCCCTCCAAAGAAACCCTGTTCTCCAGAAACTTATTGACGCCGGCGCCCTGCTGCTTCTTGGCGCCATGCTGGTGATCAGTGCCGGTGCATCCCTGATTTTCGGGACGGCGGCTGACTGGCTTATTGACATCCTGAAGTTGGATGAGGCCGTTGCGGCGCCGATTGCGGCTACCGTCAAGGTTGTGGTTCCCTTTCTGTTGAACTGCGCGACGGCGGCAGTACTGTTCCGCATCGCAGCCGGACTCAAGTTGGGGCGTCGCGGGTTCCTGGAAGGTGTACTTATCGCTGGTGTTGGGACCACCGTCCTGCAGTTATTCAGCACGGAGCTGCTGGCTCGGGCTGGTAACAATCCGTTGCTGGCCTCGTTTGCCATCATTATCGGTCTGCTGATCTGGTTCAACCTGGTGAGCCAGGTGTATCTGGTCTCGGCGTCCTGGTCAGCGATTCGCGAGGCTGACACGGCATCGGGGGAGTCCCCGCGCAAGAAAGTCCTTGGTTCGCGTCGCGTGGTGCCCCGCACCTGA
- a CDS encoding glycoside hydrolase family 43 protein, with amino-acid sequence MNLRLNQIQIRDPFVLTQPSSGDYLLFGSTDKNIWSGQATGFDCYRSSDLLIWDGPLEAFRPPRGFWSQEQYWAPEVHEYQGRFYMFATFIAPGRLRGTQILAADKPEGPYQPWSDGPVTPGNWQCLDGTLHVDEEGMPWVVFCHEWKQVHDGAMMAQRLSPDLRSAVGVPVFLFSASEAPWSRALDVPSVRDRGFPVYVTDGPFLFRLSSGKLIMLWSSFGDNGYATGIARSESGTVMGPWKQEAEPLWSTDGGHGMIGRHLDGSLFLTLHQPNKTPCERAAFFPLLELEDTVTLAGVIPSERLT; translated from the coding sequence GTGAACTTACGCCTGAACCAGATCCAGATCCGGGACCCCTTCGTGCTGACCCAGCCGTCGTCGGGCGACTATCTCCTGTTTGGCAGCACGGACAAGAACATCTGGTCCGGACAGGCCACTGGATTCGACTGCTACCGAAGCAGCGATCTCCTCATCTGGGATGGCCCCCTTGAGGCATTCAGGCCGCCGCGCGGATTTTGGAGCCAGGAGCAGTACTGGGCGCCCGAAGTCCATGAGTATCAAGGGCGCTTCTACATGTTCGCCACCTTCATTGCGCCTGGACGCCTCCGCGGAACGCAGATACTTGCCGCGGACAAGCCCGAGGGACCCTACCAACCATGGAGTGACGGTCCGGTTACTCCCGGCAATTGGCAATGCCTGGATGGCACGCTCCATGTGGACGAAGAAGGAATGCCGTGGGTTGTCTTCTGCCACGAATGGAAACAGGTGCACGACGGCGCCATGATGGCCCAGCGCCTCAGCCCGGACCTGCGCAGCGCCGTGGGAGTGCCGGTGTTCCTTTTCAGCGCCTCGGAGGCTCCATGGTCCCGCGCGCTTGATGTCCCATCCGTCCGGGACCGCGGGTTTCCTGTGTATGTCACCGATGGTCCGTTCCTCTTCCGGCTTTCAAGCGGGAAACTCATCATGCTGTGGTCCAGCTTCGGTGACAACGGTTACGCCACGGGGATTGCCCGCAGCGAATCCGGGACGGTGATGGGCCCTTGGAAGCAAGAGGCCGAACCACTCTGGAGCACAGATGGTGGCCATGGAATGATCGGCCGGCACCTGGACGGAAGCCTGTTCCTGACATTGCACCAGCCGAACAAAACCCCCTGCGAGCGGGCAGCGTTTTTCCCGCTCCTTGAACTCGAGGACACAGTGACACTCGCCGGCGTAATCCCTTCAGAAAGGCTGACATGA
- a CDS encoding ABC transporter substrate-binding protein, which produces MTRKSLRHLRKSVAFVAAVSMLGLTAACSTPSSNQSEDGPVEIRFSWWGNATRADLTNKAIKEFEAANPNIKVKPEYGDIGGYFDKLATQVAANDAPDVITMGGAYPAEYANRGALLDLSKVEGSLDLSKMDQGALENGQVQGKQYGVSTGANALAIVVNPAVFQAAGVALPDDSKWSWDDFAKTAGDITAKSPKGTYGTATVLTHDSLDAFARQRGKSLYTQDGQLGLDKETVKDYFDFSVKLSESGAAPSASETVEKLNVSTEQTLMGMGQAGMMLTWTNSLTALSKASGADLKLLKLPGETPTPGIWLQSSQFYTISARSKHTDAAAKLVSFLVNNEAAAKIIQSDRGVPSNSGMRTAIQDLLTPQGKVEAAYIDQIGKIDFAPTFIGPTGSTAVSEITARINTEVLFKRLSPEKAAEQWLSESKAAIGK; this is translated from the coding sequence ATGACGCGTAAATCTCTCCGACATCTCCGTAAGTCCGTCGCTTTCGTAGCAGCCGTCAGCATGCTGGGCCTCACTGCCGCCTGCTCCACCCCCTCCTCCAACCAGTCGGAAGACGGGCCAGTGGAGATCAGGTTCTCGTGGTGGGGCAACGCCACCCGGGCCGACCTCACCAACAAGGCCATCAAGGAATTTGAGGCTGCCAACCCCAATATCAAGGTCAAGCCGGAATACGGTGACATCGGCGGCTACTTCGACAAATTGGCCACCCAAGTGGCAGCCAACGACGCCCCCGACGTCATCACCATGGGTGGCGCCTACCCGGCCGAATACGCCAACCGCGGCGCCCTCCTGGATCTGTCCAAGGTGGAGGGTTCACTGGACCTGTCCAAGATGGACCAGGGAGCACTGGAAAACGGCCAGGTCCAGGGCAAGCAGTACGGCGTCTCCACCGGTGCCAACGCCCTGGCCATCGTCGTCAACCCTGCTGTGTTCCAGGCTGCGGGTGTTGCCTTGCCGGATGACAGCAAATGGTCCTGGGACGACTTTGCCAAGACGGCCGGGGACATCACGGCCAAGAGCCCCAAGGGGACCTACGGCACGGCGACCGTCCTGACGCATGATTCGCTGGATGCCTTTGCCCGCCAGCGTGGGAAGTCCCTCTATACCCAGGACGGCCAGTTGGGTCTGGACAAGGAAACCGTGAAGGATTACTTCGACTTCTCGGTGAAGCTCAGTGAATCAGGCGCTGCTCCCAGCGCATCGGAGACTGTAGAGAAGCTCAACGTCAGCACCGAACAAACACTCATGGGCATGGGCCAGGCCGGCATGATGCTGACCTGGACCAACTCCCTGACTGCCCTCAGCAAAGCCTCCGGTGCAGACTTGAAACTGCTCAAGCTGCCCGGTGAGACGCCCACGCCCGGGATCTGGCTCCAGTCCTCGCAGTTCTACACCATTTCAGCCCGGAGCAAGCACACGGATGCCGCCGCCAAGCTCGTCAGTTTCCTGGTGAACAATGAGGCCGCAGCAAAAATCATCCAGAGCGACCGCGGGGTACCCAGTAACTCCGGCATGCGCACGGCCATCCAGGACCTCCTGACACCTCAGGGCAAAGTGGAAGCCGCCTACATCGACCAGATCGGCAAGATTGACTTCGCTCCCACGTTCATTGGTCCCACCGGTTCCACGGCGGTCTCCGAGATCACGGCCCGCATCAATACTGAAGTCCTCTTCAAGCGGCTGAGTCCGGAGAAGGCAGCGGAGCAGTGGCTGAGCGAGAGTAAAGCGGCCATCGGCAAGTAG
- a CDS encoding alpha/beta hydrolase produces the protein MSRSEKISFTGSTGDTLAGIVDVPEGPVRGWGLYSHGLTLGKDSPAASRICKGLAEQGVGMLRFDNLGLGGSAGEWSAGSFSVKVADTILAAEFMREQGRGISLLVGHSFGGAAVLAAARDVPGLNAVVTVAAPYEPKHVEHMFDTEIEDILRDGSAVVDLGGRPMEVRRHFVEDVERADLRDCIRTLHKPLMVMHSPTDNTVGIDNASEIFRTARHPRSFISLEGSEHLLTGKGQAARVARIIGAWADPYLEVS, from the coding sequence GTGTCACGCTCTGAAAAGATCAGCTTCACGGGAAGTACCGGCGACACCTTGGCCGGCATCGTGGACGTCCCGGAAGGGCCCGTCCGCGGCTGGGGCTTGTACTCGCACGGCCTGACCCTCGGCAAGGACAGCCCCGCCGCTTCCCGCATCTGCAAGGGACTGGCTGAGCAGGGCGTCGGCATGCTGCGATTCGACAACCTGGGTTTGGGCGGTTCTGCCGGCGAATGGTCGGCGGGGTCGTTCAGCGTGAAGGTGGCCGACACCATCCTGGCCGCGGAGTTCATGCGTGAGCAGGGCCGGGGAATCTCCCTGCTGGTGGGCCACTCCTTCGGAGGCGCGGCCGTGCTGGCAGCAGCCCGCGACGTCCCTGGCCTGAACGCCGTGGTGACCGTCGCCGCACCGTACGAGCCGAAGCATGTTGAGCACATGTTCGACACCGAGATTGAGGACATCCTGCGCGACGGCAGCGCCGTGGTTGACCTTGGCGGTCGCCCCATGGAGGTCCGCCGCCACTTTGTGGAGGACGTGGAACGCGCCGACCTGCGCGACTGCATCCGCACCCTCCACAAGCCGCTGATGGTGATGCACTCCCCCACCGACAACACCGTGGGGATCGACAACGCCAGCGAGATCTTCCGTACGGCCCGGCACCCCCGGAGTTTCATCTCTTTGGAGGGCAGCGAGCACCTCCTCACCGGAAAGGGCCAGGCCGCACGGGTTGCGCGCATCATCGGAGCATGGGCGGACCCCTACCTGGAAGTCAGCTAA